The region AAATCATCGTCTAAAGCCCCATGCGCGCCCAAACTCAAATCCGCAAAGATTTTAACCAAATTAGAAAGGGTGTCCATCATCGCTTTACCCTCGCCAAGCTTAGTGTTATCGTTAAAATCCACGCTGTCAATCACGCCTTTTAAGTCGTTTCGCTCTGCGATTTCTGCGATGATTTTATTGAGCTTGTCGCCTATTTCTTTATCGCCCTCTAAAGCGAGAATGTCTTCATAAAAACACCCTTGCGGCACTTCTATTTCGCTATAAGTATTGTTTTTAGCGTCATTTCTGGCTTTATCGCTGATGTATTTTAAAAAAAGCAGGTTCAAAACATAGTTTTTATACTCGCTCGCATCCATTCCGCCCCTTAAACTATCCGCCCCAGCCCATAAAGAGCTATACAATTCGCTTTTTTTGATCGCCATTTTAATCGCCCTATTTTGTTTTTAGGATTATAATATAAAGCGGTAAAAAGCGTTCTTAAGGGGTTTATAATGAAAACAGAAAGAGAAGTTCAAAAACAAGTCATAGAAACTTTTAAAAGCATGGGCTATGCGTATTTAGGGGATTTAACAAAGAGCGATAATGAAAACATTAATAAAGAAAGCTTGAAAGCATGGCTAGTTAAAAACCAAAAAATCAATAATGAAAGGTGGCATAAAATTGAGCAGAAAATCCATGAGGCTTTAAAAAACGATTTATACGAAGCGAATCAAAAATTTTACGAGCTTTTAATTTATGGCGTGAAAACCAAAATAAGCCAGAATGAACCAACCCAAACAAGTTGGCTCATTGATTGGAAAGATGTTTCTAAGAATGAATTTAGCGTGGCTGAAGAAGTGAGCGTTAAAGGGCTAAACACGAAACGGCCGGATGTGGTGCTTTATGTTAATGGGATCGCTTTAGGGGTGCTAGAATTGAAAAAATCCAGCGTGAGCGTGGAAAGCGGTATCAGGCAAAATTTAGACAACCAAAAGAAAGAATTTATTAGAGATTTTTTTAAAACGATCCAATTGGTTATGGCGGGCAATGAAAGTCAAGGGCTAAGATATGGCGTCATAGAAACTAAAGAAAAATACTACCTTTCTTGGAAAGAAGAGGGCGTTTTAAAAAATTTGTTTGAGACGATTGAATGCTTTTTAAAAAAGAAAGGTTTTTAGAATTTATCCATGATTTTTTGATTTTTGATAAGGGGCAAAAGAAATGCGCCCGGTTCCACCAATATTTTGCAATTAAAAAAACGCAAGAATTTATCCAAAGAAAAGAAGGGGGGATTATTTGGCACACGCAAGGCAGCGGTAAGAGCTTGACTATGGTGTGGTTCGCTCAATGGCTAAGAAGGAATATCCAACAAGCAAGGATTTTAATCGTTACGGATAGGAGGGAATTAGACGCTCAAATTCAAGGCGTGTTTGAAGGAATAGGCGAGTCTAATTATTATCGCACAGACAGCAAGAAGGATTTATTGAGCGTGCTGTTTGAAAATAAGGAATTTTTGGTTGGAGCGCTTGTGCATAAATTTGATGACAACGACTTAGAAGACTTAAAAAAGCAACCTGTTTTAAAAGAATGGGTTGTTTTAGTGGATGAATGCCACAGAACCCAAAGCGCTAAATTGCATAAAGCCATGAAAAGCCTGCTCCCTAATGCGATTTTTATAGGCTTTAGCGGCACGCCTTTATTGAAACAAGATAAAAAGACAAGCCAGGAAGTGTTTGGGAATTATATCCACTGCTATAAATTTAATGAAGCCGTTAGCGATAGGGTGGTGCTAGATTTAAACTATGAAGCCAGGAGCGTGGATCAATATGTCAGTAGCCCTGAAAAGCTAGACGAGTATTTTGAATTAAAAACCCAAAACTTGAATGAGGCGGCTAAAACAGAGCTTAAAAAGAAATGGGTTAATTTGCAAAAGGTTTTTTCCACTAAAGACAGATTGGCTCGTATTGTGCAAGATATTGTATTGGATATGGCAAAACTCCCACGATTAAGGAATGGAAAGGGGAATGCCATGCTGGTGGCTGAAAGCGTGTATAACGCATGCCAGTATTTTGAACTCTTTTTAGAAACAGAATTAAAGGATAAGGTGGCTGTGATCACAAGCTATGAACCCAATATCGCTGATCTGAAAGATTGCGGGAGCAATGAGAGCGAAGAGAGTTATAAATACCGCACTTATTGCAAAATGTTGCAAAACTTTTTTAATGAAAAAGATGGGAAAAAAGCCCTTAATCAAATTAAAGAGTTTGAAGAAAAAGTCAAAAAGCGTTTCATTAATGAGCCTGCTAGAATGAAGCTATTGATCGTGGTGGATAAGCTATTGACCGGTTTTGATGCGCCAAGCCTCACTTATTTATACATGGATAAGAAAATGCAAGATCATGGGCTTTTTCAAGCGGTGTGCAGGGTGAATAGATTAGATAGCGAAGATAAGGATTTTGGCTGTATCATAGACTATAAGGATTTGTTTGATAGCCTACAAGAAGCGCACAGCGATTACACCAATAAAGCGTTTGAAAACTATGAAAGAGAAGACATTCAAGGGTTTATCTCTGACAAATCCCAAAAGATTAAGAAAAGATTAGAAGAAACTAGAGATCAGTTAAAATCGCTTTGTGAAAGCGTGAAAGAGCCAAAAGATGAAATGGATTATATCGCTTATTTTTGTGGGAGCGATTTAGAAAAAAACACTCAAAAAAGGCGGTTGTTTTACCAGCTTGTTGGCGCGTTTTTAAGAATGTTTGTGGAATTGAATCATTTAGAAAAGCCCATTTATTCTAAAGAAGAAATGCAAAAAATCAAACAAGAAGCGGAATTTTATAGGCATTTACAAAAAGCGGTTGGCTTGAGTAGTGGGGATAGCGTGGATTTAAAAAGCTATAGCGAAGACATGCGCCGGATTTTAGACGCTTACATTAAAACCACGGATAGCAAGACGCTAATCAAAATAGAAGATCAAGGGCTGTGTGAAGTTTTAGCCCAAATGAATATTAATGATTTTAATAAGGCGTTATCTCAAGTATTTAAAAATGAAAGCTCTATGGCAGAAAGTATCGCTAACAACACTAAAAAACGCATTATAGAAAAAGAAGCGAGCGATCCTAAGTATTACGAAAAATTATCTTCGCTTTTAAACGATTTGATTCTCCAGTTTAGGGAAAAGAAATTAACCTATTTAGAATACTTGCAACAAATCCACGACTTAGCCAAAAAAGTTATTAATAAAGAAAATAGAAATTACCCTAAAAAGATCAACACTAACGCTTTAAAAACCCTCTATGATAATTTAGATGAAAATGAAGCCTTAGCCCTAGAAACAGACGCATGCATAAGGGATAATAAAAAAGATGGTTGGGTGGGGCATAATCAAAAAGAAAAAAACCTTAAAATCGCTTTAAGAAAAATCATAAACGATGAGGGTTTGTTAGAAAATGTTTTTAATTTAGCCAAACACATAGAGGAGTATCGCTAATGAACGCTTATTGTTTGACTTTAAATAATACCAACATCGCTATAGAAAAAAAGGATATTAAGCATTTACACATTAGCGTTTGCCCGCCTGATGGCTCTGTGCGTGTGTCTTGCCCCCTAGCTTTAAACGATGAGAGCCTTAGGCTTTCTTTGATTAAAAGACTCCCTTGGATAAAAGAACAGCAACAAAATTTTTTAAACCAAAACAGACAGAGCCAAAGAGGAATGCTAGAGAGAGAAAGCCATTATCTTTTTGGGAAACGCTATTTATTAAAGATTGAACACACCATAAAAAAACACTTCGTCCTCCAAAGCCCTAAATATTTAATCTTGCATGTCCATCAAAAGACAAGCTTAGAAAACCGCTTAAAAGTGTTAGAAAACTATTACAGACAAGTTTTAAGAGAAAAAATACAAACCTATATCAACCAATACGAAAAGATTTTAAACGAGAGCATACAGAGCTTTAAAATCCAAAAAATGAAACGGATATGGGGGAGTTGTAATATTGCTAAACGCACCCTGCTTTTTAACTTGGAATTGGCTAAAGCACCTAGAAAGGGCATTGAATATGTGGTTGTGCATGAATTATTGCATTTCAAAGCACGCCACCACAACGAATACTTTAGGGATTTGCTGAGTTTGTATTTGCCTAATTGGCAAAGGGCTAAGGCCAGCCTCAAAGAAACTTATTTGGAATATTCTTAAATAAACTCCATCATCTCAATGAAACCGCTAAGCGGCTGATTTGAGCGGCTCATCATCGCTCAACAATCCCCCTCCTTTTTAAAGCCTTTAGAAAGTGTAGTTCAAATACGCTGTAACCGATCTTCCAGGCGCGGGTTGCAAGCCTGCAGGGCTAGAGCCAATCCCTGTAAAATAATACTTCATGTTGAAGATGTTGTTGATTTGCAAGCTTCCTGTAACTCTGTGTCGTCCGTTTTCCCAAAAAATTTGGCTCAC is a window of Helicobacter pylori NQ4053 DNA encoding:
- a CDS encoding SprT family zinc-dependent metalloprotease, which translates into the protein MNAYCLTLNNTNIAIEKKDIKHLHISVCPPDGSVRVSCPLALNDESLRLSLIKRLPWIKEQQQNFLNQNRQSQRGMLERESHYLFGKRYLLKIEHTIKKHFVLQSPKYLILHVHQKTSLENRLKVLENYYRQVLREKIQTYINQYEKILNESIQSFKIQKMKRIWGSCNIAKRTLLFNLELAKAPRKGIEYVVVHELLHFKARHHNEYFRDLLSLYLPNWQRAKASLKETYLEYS